The sequence below is a genomic window from Scatophagus argus isolate fScaArg1 chromosome 8, fScaArg1.pri, whole genome shotgun sequence.
GTCGGGGGGCAGGGTTGGGGACTGTGTTGGGCCAGAGGAAGGGCTCACGGCAGGAGCTGAGCTTTGAGTAGTGGTAGatgcttcagtttttgtttggaGAGGCGCAATCACAGGTGGGCGCTCTTTGGGCTTGCGGCCCCTCTTCTTACCAGTGGTGGCCCCGTTCCTCACCTCAGCTTTGATCCCGTTGTTCTCCAGGACTTTACTCTTGCTACTGGGGACCACTTGACTGGCAGCTGCACGAAACCAGTTCTAAGGCATTGAAACACATTCTTAGCAAAGAAAGAACAACAgcatatatattacattattacaaCTTTTCTGCTGTAATTAGTAGCGCAAACAACCCCGTTTGAATACAGTAATATAGATCCCCATAGATAGTATTTATTTGAGAGGTTAACCTTGTGGGACCATGCGATTAGAATGTGGGAAAAAGACTTTACTTTTTGCGACTAGTTAACCACCAGCTTGCACAACAGCTTGTTTCCCCACATGTTAACGACTCACTTTCACAGGGTCAATATATCATCTTTTGCAACCCAGCAGGTTTTTACTGTACATTAAGAGAAATGGAAATGCTGCGTATGAGAGTGTAATTTAAGTAAAACTTAACTTTTAATGTGGACGTTTGTGAGGTTTTACGCTGAGACTGACCCACCTGCGAGTGTGTCTTGCTAATATGGTACTTCACACCACTTTCTGAGCTAAACTCCTTCTGACAGATCAGACAAGTGTACTTCCCCAGTTCTCCATCaccctgcaacacacacacacacaatcacagcgTGTATGTTATGCAGCTCAAACAATAGCAGCGCAGACATTACTATTAACACCACAGCACATCACCTGGTACACACCAGATTGCAGCATGCAGGTAACACcagaaattagaaattaatatttgaattcATTGTCTCATACCCTTTAGGTTGTATTGATATCACGTGTTTTCAatttcatgatgttttcatATCAGGTTAGCAAAGTCTGGAACATCTTTTATGACTACTTTTTTCTACTGATtataactatttttttttataagatACACATATTACAATTCTTGTATTTCCTTAATTTCTTACAGGACTTTATTTTTAGCTAAAGCTCACTTAACTTAATTTTCTGTGAAATCTGTTTTTACtgctgtgctgtactgtactgtattttctctttcagcgATAATAGCAggttacagaggaaaaaagaacagGCAAAGGACTGATTACACAACAACAGAAGTTATGATGAGACCAATCCTGACATGTCTGGTTTACCAAATCCAGGTTGAAAATTTGGATTTGTCCACAGAGACAAATGTAATCAAGGTTAGTGGTTTTGCTGTAGGTGAGGGTTTGTACCTGGCTGCAGTTGGCGAGGTGGGCCTTTAGTCCTGACACACTGGAATAAACAGCTTCACAGTTCTGagacaaaatagaaataaacactCAGTCCATATTCCTGTGAAGTCAACAGTACTCAATATTAACAGAAATCCCTGAACCATTGATTTGTTTCATTCAGATATGAAAAGTAATTTTCTATAAATGGCGACACATTAAACAGGTCAACGTTCTTTACTTCATTGGTGCAGCAGATGAAGCCCTTCTCCTTGACTTGATTCTTCCAGGACTCTAATAGCTCTGGGCTGAAGTTGGGCAGCCCGGGACGGGTGTAGTTTAACTATACAAAAGAGAAGGTTTAAATTATTAGTCGTGGTAGACAGAGACTGCAGGGGGACATATTTATCTGCTGATGCCACTTTTTCCTGGTGACTTTGTGGAACCTTTCACTGTAAGTGTTAGCTTTAATGCTTGTCAGCGTGTgatcctctttgtgtttctgtaagtgtgtgttcatCCGTAAGTTTTCACGGTGGAGGCGTCTACTACAGGTACACACGTGTATTTGTGCCTGTATGTGAGGTGAACACGtgaatgtgtgttcatgtctaCATGACCTCTACAGATGTGGATCGTGTGTGCTTGCATCTACTCTCTGTCCTCACCCTCTTGCTATCAGGCACCAGGTCATCCTTGATGCGCCGCTTTGTGCCCCAGTCCTTGGCCAGCTCATCCTCTGCTATCTCCTGCAAGTGGAACACTGCCACCTGAGCCGACCGGCGCCTCACTCTGCCACTGGGGGTCCGTTCAAAGTCATCCCCCTGGCTCTCgttctgtgctgctttttcctTGTCTCgctccctctccttttccttttccctgcCCTCATCCACGGcatctctttccttctccttaGTTTGGCCGGATGCTGCTTTCTCCTTCTGCCAGTCTTTCTTCACAGGCTGGCTTTGCTCCTTCTTGCCTACTGACGGAAATTCCTCAGAGACCACCTGGAGGAGCAGTATGACACTTCTATGAGTGGAAAATGTGGGTAAAATTTGCTTCTTATTATAGTAAAATCTGGCAAAAGTGCTctaaacagaggaaaacagaaaagagcctCTAACAGCTTATGCCTCTCAAGATGATCTTACCCTTTCTTTGCCCgtgttgttgttggtgtcaGTGATATTatctttgttgttgctgttgatgGTGGCTGTCACAGTAGTGATAGTTGAGGAATGTTCGGTACGTGCATGGTAGTCTCTGCCAGCCTTGGACTGGTAGGTTTTTCCACAGTGctggcacagaaacacaggctTCACATCGTCAGAGAACTCTCCTCCACAACGTTTCTGGTGGTACTGGTAGCCCATCAGACTGGAAAAGTGGGCTGAACAGccctgtatatgtgtgtatttgcagacataatgtttgtgtgattgtgtgaagccagtgacagaaatgagacagaatgaaaacacacattaagCAGGAAATTGAGTAAGTGGAACGAAGTGTACGTTTAATGGAACGATATTACAGCAATTGGTCAATATTTTGCAGCTACTGCTATaaagacagaggaaacaggaggaaactgcTAATTTTTCAGCATGAGGACAGGTCACAGTACATAGTCTATTTATTGCAagtctttctcttcctctctctgccttttgcACTCTAGTGTGAGTAATGAGAAGCAGAGTGTTGATGTGGTTTTGGGCAACATGTCAAGAACAAGgcaaaaaggaaaagggagggagagaggtaAAGGAGgcagacacaaaaagagaagCCTGAGGGAAAGGGAGAAACAAAAATCGAAACTGGCAGATgtggagagaggaaaatgtgacATGAAAGACAGGAAAGTCGGACAAATGGAAATGAAGGACATGAGAAAGAGTATTAAagaataagagaaaagaaaagagaaagggacaCAGGAAGAAAGCTGGAGTGCATACCTCACTAGGACACTTGATTCGTCCCATCTGTTTGAGCACTAAGCGcagcctttctctctccttgtgCGTGTCGCCCGTCTGGCCTTCGCTCCCCGAGGGCTGAGGGGGAACAAACACAATGTCGCATAAGTGTGTGTCCCACCACGACACCTCCCTTTCCCTcctgacttaaaaaaaatggctatgaaaatgtgttttccatcttGGATGTTCACACTGTGCCAGGATCATTAAATGGTTTCATGGTGAGGCTGTTACTCAAGGCATGTTTATGACAACTGTCAAACTCATGTTTTCACTCGAGTCTGGGCTGGTGCCAAACCCCAGCCGAGACCAGAACAACAGATGGCGGGGCTGCCAGGGAGGAGAAGGAACTGAAGAGCAGGGGGACTGGAGAGAGGCCGAACTTCATGTCTTTTCTCATGTGTTAGCACACAGAAAGAACTGAGATGACTGAGACAAAAACTTAGTTTTCTGTacaaggaaggaggagaagagaaactgCCAGGGTGCTTCACTACTTCAGGTAAATCATGCTCAAGCCTGCAGACAAGATGACAGACAGGTAGACTATGACAGACGGGAGGAGGGGCATGaaacaacatcagcatgtaTTCCTGATGCCTCtatcagagacagaaagagagcaaaagagcaAGCACAGGCAAAAGAGCGTGCTAATACAGGTGGCAGGATCACAGTAGCAACAACACTACCAACAAGGTCAAACTCAGAGTGTGACCCCGGTTCCTCTGACGCCCTCTGTGTTTTCCTCCCACACTGCTGGGACTGTGTCACGTGACCACACCgacaacacataaataaataaaataaataaataaataaatctaactCCACAGCTCTGCTCACAAGAGGTACAAACTGCTTCACATAGAAAGTGATCGAAAAATTCAATACGAATTGCAACACAACCAGCAACATCATCAGAGATGAAACTAAGAAAATGAGTAGCAGAAAAATGAGTACATGAACTCATTTTCTATACTTTTTTGAAGACACTGTATATGATTGTACTACTGCATCTCGGTGTATGTATAGAAATAACATATCGATTAATATGTAGTAAGTCAGCCAAGCCTGTCAACACCTGCTGTGTACTGTGGCCACAAGACACATCTATACTAAAAGAAACTCTTCTATCCGAtcaaagaaaaatctgtctCCTCCACACATCTGAATAACACTGCaataacaataaatacacacacttatacCTGAATACATATAAAATGTCCTCGATGCCCTACTTGCTTGAAAATACGAACACATATATCACAATTAACAAATAAAGTCTGTTACATCACGGATGCTTGGTGCTCAAAAGCAGTCACAGTGGATTTCCCAGATGTCAAACTTTTAACGTGCAGATGTCGACCACTTTATAATCACCATCTTCTTGTTGCAATTACGTTCTCAGAGAcgcaaatttaaaaaatgcactaCAGAATTATTATTACTGGGTATACCGgtatatgtgtatatttatataaataacTCTATatattcctttattttattgtttttatccTGTTctattattaatataattacTGTATATGTTCTATACATGCGGCATGAAGGGGACTTAATGATCTTAATGGACTGTATGACTGTAACGCCCTCCCAGTCTGACCGACGACTCAAAGCGTTTTACAATGCAAGCAAGCATTCATCCATTCGGCATGTAGACTGCAGGGGCTGGTGATTGAACCACCAGCCTTCTGGTACGTGGACGACTGCTTTACACACTGAGCCACAGCTTCcccaaactaaactaaactacaagctttcatttcattgtacAAGGACAAATAGATTAGCTTGTTAATGGTAGAAAAGTACACTCTTTAGGTGCTGCAGGTTTATCAAAGGATTCTGAGTAAGGTGCTCCTCCATCTCATCTTTGATCTTTAAAATTAATGGTAGATAGAAAAAGAGGAGTATTGATTAACATAGTAATGATGTTTTAATTATCTAACCTCAAAAAACAGGTGTTGCAGGAAACTTAAGTAGTTTGTAGAGGAAAAATACCTGGCGAATACCTGGTGAGCATCCTTaaacagacacacgcacagTTGCTGTGTTCTGCTCTGCTGGATTGGAATAGCGCCAATAAGGTCAGAGCACAACAGGACCAAAGACAACAAGACTGAAGACAAATGGAGGTATCAAATAGTTTAACTTGGCCGACATTGATGGCACAGCCATATATCATCACTAATAAACTGACAAGAATACCCACCCAAAGTCCCtcacacagatatacacaatATGATATGCATATCATATTGGAAGGGTGCTCgcacaaaaaagcacacaaacaggtttGATGCAGATACATTCATTAATCTTTCATGATACTTTCTGAAACAGGCAGTGCTGAATTATTCAGCAAACTTCATAGCAGTACCATTGCTCTAATGCACGAGTGTCATGATAATATCTTAATGAagctctctctgctgtcagagtTAAGACAGGTGCAGAAAGACATGTGAGAACTTCAAGGACAAGAATACCAATTGCTGGTTCAAATGTAAGATTGATTACAAACACCACCATCAAATTTTTAGAAAAGGGGATAGCAGCTGACAAAGAATATGCAACAGATAAAATGAAGCATATGTATGGTAAAcatatgcattttcttttactctcaTATCTGCATACCTATATGGGTGGATACCTACATGCAGAACAACCCTCACCAAACCGAGTGTAAACTGACACTAGCAGTAGCGTATGGTGGATGTCCATACATAGAGTAACAAGAGCAAGTCTGGCCTCCTCCTGAATGAGCAGTGCTTTGACATGGTGTCCTGTAACTAACTACTCTGGTCAGTGGGTCAGTGTGACAGTGATGAAACATAAGCTCTCAGGGTTGCCATAGCATCCTCATCTGGACTACTGACTGTTGGCTAATGGGGGCAAAGCCTGACCAAAAAGAATGTCACAGGGAACtgtaatgaaaagcaaaagttaGGAATTTCAAGTGCGTAAGCGTGCATATGTGTGATCTACCTTGGTGGTGTGTTCAGCCATGGTGTGGTAGTTGAGTCCGGCCTTGGATCTGAACTGTTTGTGGCACTGCTGGCACTTCAGGGCATCCTGGAGCTGCAAGGATTGAAGGCCAAACAGAGGATCAAATGACATGTCTATAAAAGGAAACTAACAAGTAACCCACTTTTGCTGGCTATACCCTTTATTGTACCTATCAATATAGCAACCTTTCATCTGTAACCCAATAGAGTTCATTATTAGAGGGTAATTCTGGTGAACGTGAAGGACAGAAGACATCAAGCAACTTTGGGAACCAGAAAAACCAATTTAACACATAGTGTTCCTTTTCATAGATTTCTCTTCTTGTCTCAGTATTGATTTGGAGACAGAGGTGCTCTGACGGTGAGTGACCCAGTGGTAATGTGGTGATTCTGTCATTGCTTAAAGGCAGACTGTCACTTTAATCGAGTCACACGGGCCACTGGGCCAAAGATCCATTAAAATGGCTGTAGGAACACATCTCTCTGGGGGCCTAGAGGCTACAGCACTGATCCGCCTAGTTTGTTCTCAGCAAAAAGCTCAATATACAGTAATGTCGTTGAAATTAACTTCTTCCAAGCTTCACCCCATGCTGTTCATTACTGTTGACCGCAATTGAGTGCAATGCAAATCCACTACAGTTGTGTACAATGTCCATCTTCTTTGCTCATTTCAACTGATGTTAGCTTTCATTTTAGCACAGATGACTAAAAGATATTACTGTACAGAGATACTGCctgatgttgtttctgcagcctTCCAATCAATGTCATTACTGTAAAGATTCCCTAGACTCTGCACAATGGGGTCCTCAGAGAGAGGTATCTAATAACGTTGCAGTGAAAGTTATCATCCACTGTGGAAATTACAGCTCTGAGATGACAGAGCTTCATTTACAGGGAAAAAATGTTTGATAATATTTGTGGCCAACAAAAGTCTTGTCAATATGTAAACTAGTATCACGTGATTGACATGGTTTTAACAGTAAGACTCATTTGTCACGAAATGGTATTGACTAGTTTGAGTTGTGGTTTCACAGCAAGCTCTGTGCGGCGTTGTGACGCTGCATCCACCCTGCTGCTAGTCTGACGTACAGCTGTATCGCCCACTGACCTTCTGGCAAATCTCCATGTGTTTCTTGAGGCCGTGAATTGTTTTCCTGGTGACGATGGAGCAGGTGGGACACACCACTTCACCTCGTTCTGAGATCGCTCGCTGCCATTGGGTGTCGGGGACAGCACCTTAGAAACATGTGGAAGCAGTGTCCCCCTGTCAGTTAACCAATCAAACATTACCTGTATTTTGTACTTAATGGGTTAAAAATcccatttgcatttgtttgtagCATTCTTGTTTACTTGTCCTACAGTTTACTTTTATGCTTGTGTTATGCTTAACTGATCGGCAGAAAAGGGATTTACAACAATTTGGTTGAAAAAATTGGTACCGATACTGCACATTCGGCATTGCACCGCCTTCTCTTTGTATGTATCTTGTAAACATCTTTTATTATTACTCTTAAATTATCCTGAAACAAATCTAAGTGCTCACCAGAGCTGCTGGTGGCTGGGTCTTTCTTTGACGACTGACTCGAAGAACCAGTACGTCTCTGTGGCTCCTCATTGAACCCACTCCCCTCTGGTCTCTTTACACGGCCCGctttcagtttctcctccaCCTTAGTCAttccttcaacacacacacacacacacacagagtcatggtAGCAATGCATACTCTCATTACAGGTATTAAAGggaaagcagagagggacagatgCAGAATAATGCTGaagaaatatgttaaaaaagGAATATTGGTActggatgcaaaaaaaaaaatgttcaaaagaaagaaagaaaaatgagaaacgGAGGTTGTTTTGAGTCATACTTGAATAAGTGACAGACTggaagagagcaagagagagtcCTGCAATCTGTGGATGAACTGTTTGATAACAGCCCTGTGTATGCTATATGACTCACTGAACATTTTCAGCGTatgaatgagacagaaagagagaggggctggaaaagctgtgtgtgatgtgtgcttGGTTTGTGAGTCACTGATTCACTTAGCTGAATATGAAATGCCTCGACAGTTGCCACATTAGCACAGTTAAAAGGCCAGTACCATtgatcagcagcagctgagagtGTTCACGGTCACTAACATAGTCAGTCACAGAATGTAGTGAAGTTCTTTTGAACGGGCCCACAATCCTCCTACCTATCTTCAAGCAGTGGTACATATGTCAACCCATGGTTTCCATTATTCAGTGAATCATCACAGGGATTCTGTGGCCTGCTCTATTGTCAGTAATCAATGATGAATCAGCCAGCATAATAGCAATAATCTCTTCTTCACAACTTCATTTGTTCAGTTATTAATATCACATTCATGGGATATCACTCCATACAAGCATTTGATTGTTCAGCTATCTCATGTTTACCAGAAAACATTCTTTGCTCTTCACAACACGCCGAAGACAACTTTTTCTTCCTATTTACCTTTCAATCCAAACGTCCCAGATATAGAAGGTTGCTCTCCAGTGAATTTTTTAGGCGTTTTCTGCTTCCGTCCTGGctcaagagaaaaacacagagcaagGAACGGTCAAACACACACCGCGCAAGCATCTAACGAAAATATGTGGACCAAGATATCCTGTGATCTTACTGTGCCTCATCCGCTCTGGGTCCTCGTCGGGGAAAGGAGGGGGAAGGCTGCCCCCTTCACTCTCACTGCCACCTGCATCAGACGACGTGCTATGGGACTGCGACTGCTGGGACTGGTGCTGGACTGGCTGCGACTGGTGTGTCTGCTGTGAAGGCTGGctgttgctgtgctgtttcctctcactcttcTGGTGGGCCAGCTCCCCGTTCTGAGAGGGTGTGGACACCTCATGGgtctttttcactttgaagaACACTGGAGACGGAGGACTGTTCTCCATGGGCCTGAATTCACAGACCGAGGGGTGACAATTTTGGGCAGTCAGCATTATGATGTTACTAACACCATCATGTGGCTCAGTATGGGTGGGAATTTGAGCTCTAAATCCCAGTCACCTTTTCTTGGTGTTGAACTTGACAGGAGTCTTTTGAAGCTTATGGTGCTCATCTTTGGGCTCCATACTAACCCTGTCTGGGTGGTTCCACAGCTTGTGCTTCTGCAGACGCACCTTTGTGGCAAACACTGCCTCACAGTAGGGACAGCTGTGACTCAGCTTCTCGGCTACAGTGGcctgacacaaatacacacatgacGAGAGGGGATTTAGACCGAGCTCCCTCCCTACGCCGAATAAAATGACAGTGGGCAGCTGTTATTGGGAGCCTTCAGTTGGCTAATCACAGGTTCTTGATACAGCCCAATAGCTCAGGCAATAACCACAGCAAACTGAGAGAATTAAAATTCTGCGGAAGCTGAAAACTCTGATTTAACTTTACAGATCATTTATCACAGACTGATGTGGCCCCTCCTTTGACGCATTTCTCCAATACCTTCATTGTGATCCACTGTTCAAGTCTACTCTGAAGCATAAGTTAGAAATAGCCGCCTAGCAGGAAAGAACAGAGGTTAGTGACTCACCCCCTGGCAGCGTTGATAGTGGTACTTGACGCCATAGATGCTGGGAAACTCTAACCAGCAGCCTGAACATGGACACTTAACCCTTGAGCGGCGCTTAAACTCTTCCTTCCATTGTACTATCATATGGGCCTGCTCAggggtgaggaagagagagttcAATACAAGAAAGGATTATCGCTAGACTGTTCTGTATATTGTGCATATTCATGGGGAGCTGCCTACactgtggagggaaaaaaatgaagcctACTTCAAACACCCACTCAGTTCAAAGAGAGATACTCACAGGGATGCTTCTCAGTTCCTGCACTTCTGCTTTAGGACGACCTTTCCTCTTCCCCCCTGCTGGCTCATCACACACTGGACCTGGTAAAACAAGAGAGGAGACCATTTCTCAGTTAGCACAGTACCGCCAGTGCGTCACAATGACGgaacagaacattttaattACAAGGGCTAACATTACAATCTTGAAAATCTTCGGAGCCTGCACTGTTCTTGACCTGAAGCATGACAAGTCTGCCTTTGACTTCTAGATGCATTATCAATATTTCACAAAGCTCCACATATCTTCAACTTTTTGCCTTTTCGAACTCCAAATTCCACACCAAATATGGAGCAcatgtgatgaaaacaaatatatcCAGCTAGTGAAAGGTGTTCAGGTGTTAGATGTGattgacagacaaaaagaagagagtGGACATGTATTATTCATGTTATGGAGACGTAAATCTTCTGACTCTCCTTCCTTTTTAGGAATTAAACCCAAGTCCTCATTCCCTAAATCATTCAATTTCAGATTGAAGACTTGGTTTGAGGTCAGATTTGGTTAGAAAGCTTAAAGTTAGACAAGTAGCTGTGTAACTTTATGGTTAGTAAGTCTCTAGGAAAGGAATGTATGTCAATTTAATATCCTGTGAAgggacagaaacatgactgtgtgtgtgtgagagagagagggaaagggcaGTGAAGGCCTTCTATTGAGCCAAACAGATCAGCTATAAATTGCATGCGCCTGTGCGAACTTctgacacagcacacagcagaccGACtgcctcagctctctctctctctctccctccctctctctctctctctccctccctctctctctctctctctgcacttgATCGCTCCCTCCCTCCGACTCTCATACTGACGCTTGCCTCTTTTCTCACCCCGCGTGTACTCTTTctcacttccttccttttcGCTCCGCACACACTTCCCCATCTTTCTCCACGCTAACTTCAGGCAGTGCAGTGGCTCATTAATGCTCTCTTCTATACTACAATTAGACCTCTGCACTATCAGTGCTGCACTCTATTTCCTCTATACAGTGCTACTTGAGCAAAAGAGGGAAGACGGGGAGAGTGGAGGATGAGTTtatgcagaagaagaggaggaaaggggagggggtgaccaagagaggagagcagaggatgctgagggagggagagaattGCAGAGGCAGATGACTTCTTCCTCTGACCAAGCAGAATACTGAATGACAGTGCTGCAGGTTGGAGCTGAGGCGGTACTCTTTAGAATGATATATCTTTACATGTGCTCTCAACTCCTCTGCACTGATCTGGTAAGACCGGATAGCAGCAAAAACAGGCAAGGAGGAGATAGAACCTATTCAGTAATATCAGATCCTAGAAAATGTCAAAGGGAAACTACTTGAAGTAGAGATAATAGTCTTTTGTCATCAAGTGTAATCTAGCAGTGGACCTGCACAGACTCTCTTTTTAATCTGAATGTGATATTATGGCTGCTGACTGCTTTCTTCTCCTGCAAATTACTGACAAGCAAGGACAGGATGCGCACATGCCTAATGCAGCCCATTTGTGGCGGGTCCCAAACTGGATCAGAGCACTCTGTGTGCCTTCCAGGATTATGGAAATTGTTGGAAGATTtttcatcaaataaatgaattgaCTTCCTGCCATCATTGCTCATACAAAAACAGGCCACGTAGGATAGccttcaaaaaaaacaaaataaaaaaaaaaaacacatctctcTGTCTAACCTGCCCTGACCTCtccttcttatttttctttatgttttcttatACAGTATCAACTTTCCATTTTTACCTCATTTGTCTTCGTCCTGTTTCTCAGTatcactcacagacacaaacacaggctgGCGGATTATATGTAATCTTTTACTTCAGACTCGCAATAATAAggtagaaagaaaaatacagccAGGTTGAGTAAGATGGAATGAGAAGCAGCACAACACTGCTGGCTCTGTTTGGAAATAGTTCATGACACAAGGTGTAAACACATGCACGAAAGCgcacactgatacacacatacaagtacACAAAACCATTACCGACGTGTGTGAGTATGATGTGTGTGCATAGATATGAGTGTATTAATATTCTCCAGGCGACAGACCATTTCTCTATTAGCTGTCTGGGTAGCAGCTGGAGAGGTGATGCAGTCGGCGGTGCAACTCTTGTGCTGAGAAGGAAATTGAGCATGCATTCTAATTCCTGTCTTAGAAAATAAAGGTCTTGTAAAAGAAAGGCATAATTAATGAATTCTGCTCTTGGGAAAGATATGTTCTTGTTGCTATGGGAATAAGATTCACTCGTCTTAGTTACCTCTATCAGAGGCCTCTTTGCAGCAAGCAGAACAATTAGGATCTCGTGTAAAAGGCTACACTGCAAATAGGATTGTGCACACACAAGCCAAAGCAGCGCAGGTGCAGGTGTAAACATactataaaaatgaaaaaaacaacagcatattTGTCTTTCCTGGGGTGAaatatgcaaatgcaaatgtgttCGCTGTCTTTTACTTTGCTGCGCTTGCTTTGAGCATGAG
It includes:
- the znf512b gene encoding zinc finger protein 512B isoform X6; this translates as MGTSPKRGPVCDEPAGGKRKGRPKAEVQELRSIPATVAEKLSHSCPYCEAVFATKVRLQKHKLWNHPDRVSMEPKDEHHKLQKTPVKFNTKKRPMENSPPSPVFFKVKKTHEVSTPSQNGELAHQKSERKQHSNSQPSQQTHQSQPVQHQSQQSQSHSTSSDAGGSESEGGSLPPPFPDEDPERMRHRRKQKTPKKFTGEQPSISGTFGLKGMTKVEEKLKAGRVKRPEGSGFNEEPQRRTGSSSQSSKKDPATSSSGAVPDTQWQRAISERGEVVCPTCSIVTRKTIHGLKKHMEICQKLQDALKCQQCHKQFRSKAGLNYHTMAEHTTKPSGSEGQTGDTHKERERLRLVLKQMGRIKCPSEGCSAHFSSLMGYQYHQKRCGGEFSDDVKPVFLCQHCGKTYQSKAGRDYHARTEHSSTITTVTATINSNNKDNITDTNNNTGKERVVSEEFPSVGKKEQSQPVKKDWQKEKAASGQTKEKERDAVDEGREKEKERERDKEKAAQNESQGDDFERTPSGRVRRRSAQVAVFHLQEIAEDELAKDWGTKRRIKDDLVPDSKRLNYTRPGLPNFSPELLESWKNQVKEKGFICCTNENCEAVYSSVSGLKAHLANCSQGDGELGKYTCLICQKEFSSESGVKYHISKTHSQNWFRAAASQVVPSSKSKVLENNGIKAEVRNGATTGKKRGRKPKERPPVIAPLQTKTEASTTTQSSAPAVSPSSGPTQSPTLPPDPTDSAYSGQNRQPTSSAARRSKPKRLSLSE
- the znf512b gene encoding zinc finger protein 512B isoform X2, which gives rise to MESPSGPRFGKLSSSGLTRGRTPKHGHPQERATPDPENNKHSPVCDEPAGGKRKGRPKAEVQELRSIPAHMIVQWKEEFKRRSRVKCPCSGCWLEFPSIYGVKYHYQRCQGATVAEKLSHSCPYCEAVFATKVRLQKHKLWNHPDRVSMEPKDEHHKLQKTPVKFNTKKRPMENSPPSPVFFKVKKTHEVSTPSQNGELAHQKSERKQHSNSQPSQQTHQSQPVQHQSQQSQSHSTSSDAGGSESEGGSLPPPFPDEDPERMRHRRKQKTPKKFTGEQPSISGTFGLKGMTKVEEKLKAGRVKRPEGSGFNEEPQRRTGSSSQSSKKDPATSSSGAVPDTQWQRAISERGEVVCPTCSIVTRKTIHGLKKHMEICQKLQDALKCQQCHKQFRSKAGLNYHTMAEHTTKPSGSEGQTGDTHKERERLRLVLKQMGRIKCPSEGCSAHFSSLMGYQYHQKRCGGEFSDDVKPVFLCQHCGKTYQSKAGRDYHARTEHSSTITTVTATINSNNKDNITDTNNNTGKERVVSEEFPSVGKKEQSQPVKKDWQKEKAASGQTKEKERDAVDEGREKEKERERDKEKAAQNESQGDDFERTPSGRVRRRSAQVAVFHLQEIAEDELAKDWGTKRRIKDDLVPDSKRLNYTRPGLPNFSPELLESWKNQVKEKGFICCTNENCEAVYSSVSGLKAHLANCSQGDGELGKYTCLICQKEFSSESGVKYHISKTHSQNWFRAAASQVVPSSKSKVLENNGIKAEVRNGATTGKKRGRKPKERPPVIAPLQTKTEASTTTQSSAPAVSPSSGPTQSPTLPPDPTDSAYSGQNRQPTSSAARRSKPKRLSLSE
- the znf512b gene encoding zinc finger protein 512B isoform X5 — translated: MGTSPKRGPVCDEPAGGKRKGRPKAEVQELRSIPAHMIVQWKEEFKRRSRVKCPCSGCWLEFPSIYGVKYHYQRCQGATVAEKLSHSCPYCEAVFATKVRLQKHKLWNHPDRVSMEPKDEHHKLQKTPVKFNTKKRPMENSPPSPVFFKVKKTHEVSTPSQNGELAHQKSERKQHSNSQPSQQTHQSQPVQHQSQQSQSHSTSSDAGGSESEGGSLPPPFPDEDPERMRHRRKQKTPKKFTGEQPSISGTFGLKGMTKVEEKLKAGRVKRPEGSGFNEEPQRRTGSSSQSSKKDPATSSSGAVPDTQWQRAISERGEVVCPTCSIVTRKTIHGLKKHMEICQKLQDALKCQQCHKQFRSKAGLNYHTMAEHTTKPSGSEGQTGDTHKERERLRLVLKQMGRIKCPSEGCSAHFSSLMGYQYHQKRCGGEFSDDVKPVFLCQHCGKTYQSKAGRDYHARTEHSSTITTVTATINSNNKDNITDTNNNTGKERVVSEEFPSVGKKEQSQPVKKDWQKEKAASGQTKEKERDAVDEGREKEKERERDKEKAAQNESQGDDFERTPSGRVRRRSAQVAVFHLQEIAEDELAKDWGTKRRIKDDLVPDSKRLNYTRPGLPNFSPELLESWKNQVKEKGFICCTNENCEAVYSSVSGLKAHLANCSQGDGELGKYTCLICQKEFSSESGVKYHISKTHSQNWFRAAASQVVPSSKSKVLENNGIKAEVRNGATTGKKRGRKPKERPPVIAPLQTKTEASTTTQSSAPAVSPSSGPTQSPTLPPDPTDSAYSGQNRQPTSSAARRSKPKRLSLSE